The following are encoded together in the Salvia hispanica cultivar TCC Black 2014 chromosome 6, UniMelb_Shisp_WGS_1.0, whole genome shotgun sequence genome:
- the LOC125191712 gene encoding probable flavin-containing monooxygenase 1, whose protein sequence is MAIESHKIGIIGGGISGLAAAKQMAKYEPVVFEATGSIGGVWRHSSYRSTKLQTPRCDYEFSDFPWTQRDNMSFPSAQEVLDYLHSYASHFDILKFVKFNSKVVELRFVGRGNDDKCAQYGTLLPGHPVWEVGVRAEDSENIKWYSFEFLVICTGKYGDVPAIPKFPGNKGPEIFKGKVMHTIDYCKLNETESTELMKGKKVVVFGYKKSAIDLAVECAEANQGPDGQPCTMVVRSLHWTVPHYSVWGLPFYMFYSTRASQFLHERPNQGFLRSLLCHMLSPVRRAVSKTVESYLTWKLPLEKYGLKPEHPFEEDYASCQMAILPENFFSEADKGSIVIKRTAAKWWFWEGGVEFEDGTRLDADVVVLATGFDGKRKLKAIVPDPFRCLLEFPSGMMPLYRGTINPLIPNMAFVGYIESVSNLHTAEIRCKWLSQLVDEQFKLPGVERMLKQTTEEMEIMKRTTRFYKRSCISTFSINHSDEICEEMGWSSYRKKNWIAEIFSPYSSQDYEKEK, encoded by the exons ATGGCAATCGAGTCCCACAAAATCGGCATCATCGGCGGCGGCATTAGCGGCCTCGCGGCCGCTAAGCAGATGGCCAAATATGAGCCGGTGGTTTTTGAAGCCACCGGCTCTATTGGAGGGGTTTGGAGGCACAGTTCGTACAGATCAACTAAACTCCAAACCCCTCGTTGCGACTATGAGTTCTCGGATTTCCCGTGGACTCAGAGGGACAACATGAGCTTCCCCTCCGCCCAAGAGGTCTTGGATTACTTGCACTCGTACGCGTCCCACTTCGACATCCTCAAGTTCGTCAAGTTCAACTCCAAGGTCGTCGAGCTCCGCTTCGTTGGCCGAGGAAACGACGATAAATGCGCCCAATACGGGACCCTCCTCCCCGGCCACCCTGTCTGGGAAGTCGGGGTCCGGGCCGAGGATTCGGAGAATATTAAg TGGTATTCGTTCGAGTTTCTCGTGATCTGCACCGGAAAGTACGGTGACGTGCCGGCGATCCCTAAATTCCCGGGCAACAAAGGCCCGGAAATTTTTAAGGGGAAAGTTATGCACACTATCGACTACTGCAAACTCAACGAGACCGAATCGACTGAGCTGATGAAGGGGAAGAAGGTCGTCGTCTTCGGCTACAAAAAATCAGCCATTGATTTGGCTGTCGAATGTGCAGAAGCGAATCAAg GACCGGACGGGCAGCCCTGCACCATGGTGGTGAGATCTCTGCATTGGACAGTTCCACATTACTCAGTTTGGGGTTTGCCTTTTTACATGTTCTATTCAACAAGGGCATCTCAGTTCTTACATGAACGCCCTAATCAAGGATTTCTGAGATCCCTCCTTTGCCACATGCTCTCTCCAGTG AGGAGGGCTGTGTCGAAGACTGTCGAGTCCTACTTGACGTGGAAGCTTCCGTTGGAGAAGTACGGGTTGAAACCCGAGCACCCTTTCGAGGAGGACTACGCCTCTTGCCAGATGGCCATCCTCCCCGAGAACTTCTTCTCGGAGGCCGACAAGGGCAGCATTGTCATCAAGAGGACGGCCGCGAAGTGGTGGTTTTGGGAGGGGGGTGTCGAGTTCGAGGATGGGACGAGGCTGGATGCTGACGTGGTCGTTCTCGCTACTGGTTTTGACGGGAAGAGGAAGCTGAAGGCGATTGTCCCGGACCCTTTTCGCTGCCTCCTCGAGTTCCCTTCTGGCATGATGCCGTTGTATAG AGGAACAATCAACCCTCTGATTCCGAACATGGCGTTCGTGGGCTACATCGAGAGCGTGTCGAATCTGCACACGGCTGAGATACGATGCAAGTGGCTGTCGCAGCTGGTGGACGAGCAGTTCAAGCTCCCGGGCGTGGAGAGGATGCTGAAGCAGACGACGGAGGAGATGGAGATCATGAAGAGGACGACACGGTTCTACAAACGGAGCTGCATCTCGACCTTCAGCATCAACCACAGCGACGAGATCTGCGAAGAGATGGGGTGGAGCTCTTACAGGAAGAAGAACTGGATTGCAGAGATCTTCAGCCCTTACAGCAGCCAAGACTATGAAAAggagaaataa
- the LOC125191713 gene encoding peroxiredoxin Q, chloroplastic, which yields MASISLHTAHSFPSSLHTQTPKTALSHNLPILSKSSQSQFHGLKLSNSSHLSIPSPVSAKSAVVAKVSEGTQAPAFTLKDQNGRSVSLSKFKGKPVVVYFYPADETPGCTKQACAFRDSYEKFKKAGAEVIGISGDDTSSHKAFAEKYKLPFTLLSDEGNKVRKDWGVPSDLFGALPGRQTYVLDKNGVCRLVYNNQFQPEKHIDETLKFLKSV from the exons ATGGCTTCAATTTCTCTGCACACAGCTCACTCCTTCCCTTCTTCACTCCACACTCAAACCCCAAAAACAGCACTATCTCACAATCTCCCCATTCTCTCAAAATCTTCACAGTCCCAATTCCATGGCCTCAAGCTCTCTAATTCGTCCCACCTCTCAATCCCATCTCCTGTTTCTGCCAAATCCGCCGTTGTCGCCAAG GTGTCGGAAGGGACACAAGCACCAGCATTTACATTGAAGGATCAAAATGGGAGGAGTGTGAGCCTCTCCAAATTCAAAGGCAAGCCTGTGGTTGTCTATTTCTACCCTGCTGATGAAACCCCTGGCTGCACTAAGCAG GCGTGTGCTTTCAGAGACTCGTACGAAAAATTCAAGAAAGCAGGAGCCGAGGTTATTGGGATCAGTGGTGATGATACCTCATCACACAAG GCCTTTGCGGAGAAATACAAACTCCCGTTTACCCTACTCAGTGACGAGGGCAACAAGGTCAGAAAAGACTGGGGCGTCCCATCTGACCTCTTTGGTGCGCTTCCTGGAAGGCAGACCTACGTCCTCGACAAAAATGGAGTATGTCGCCTTGTCTACAACAATCAGTTCCAACCTGAGAAGCACATCGATGAGACCTTGAAGTTTCTTAAAAGCGTCTGA